The following coding sequences lie in one Spinacia oleracea cultivar Varoflay chromosome 1, BTI_SOV_V1, whole genome shotgun sequence genomic window:
- the LOC130471720 gene encoding F-box/kelch-repeat protein At3g06240-like isoform X1, with translation MIARVKWSLNLEYFLKMSANKMEEEEQSKMLPEEMIVEVLLRLPAKSVGRFRCVSNRWSCLLTEPQFIKSHLNRIKQHPTTEEPIFFCSPDSGIFYSTQLNNAIAHHLFDEMTCFAARLTFDDHRFYSSHRPDGSCDGLILMKNDHLNKLFLINPITREVKELPSLSYAPESHVSCNTYGLGHDSINDDYKVVMISHNMISRNMIKPYCMCVDVYSVRNGTWKRVDNSSYDLILGEGDPGFFIDGSIYWIARKASDDSYVISYIMLLQHLILGKRSLANCHFRVWLTVRRNVPVWTV, from the exons ATGATTGCTCGAG TGAAGTGGTCTTTAAATCTTGAATATTTCTTGAAAATGTCTGCAAATAAGATGGAAGAGGAAGAACAATCGAAGATGCTTCCAGAAGAGATGATAGTTGAGGTTTTATTGAGGCTTCCTGCTAAATCCGTTGGCCGATTTCGTTGCGTCTCAAATCGGTGGAGTTGTCTGCTAACCGAACCCCAATTCATCAAATCCCACCTAAATCGAATTAAACAACACCCAACAACAGAGGAACCAATATTTTTTTGTTCCCCTGATTCTGGCATCTTCTATTCTACCCAGTTGAACAATGCCATTGCCCACCACCTGTTCGACGAAATGACTTGTTTTGCTGCAAGACTCACTTTTGATGATCATCGCTTTTATTCATCACATCGTCCAGATGGTTCTTGTGATGGTTTGATCTTAATGAAGAATGATCATCTAAATAAGTTGTTTCTGATTAATCCAATAACAAGGGAGGTTAAGGAATTGCCGAGTTTGTCTTATGCTCCCGAATCTCATGTTAGTTGCAACACGTATGGACTGGGGCATGATTCAATTAATGATGATTATAAGGTGGTTATGATTTCTCATAATATGATTtctcgtaatatgattaaaccTTATTGTATGTGTGTTGATGTTTATTCTGTTAGAAATGGTACTTGGAAGAGAGTTGACAATTCTTCTTATGATCTTATTCTCGGTGAGGGTGATCCGGGATTTTTCATTGATGGGAGTATCTATTGGATAGCTAGAAAGGCTTCGGATGACTCATATGTTATCTCATATATAATGTTATTGCAACATTTGATTTTGGGGAAGAGAAGTTTGGCGAACTGCCATTTCCGAGTTTGGTTGACAGTGAGAAGAAATGTACCTGTATGGACTGTTTAA
- the LOC130471720 gene encoding F-box/kelch-repeat protein At3g06240-like isoform X2: MEEEEQSKMLPEEMIVEVLLRLPAKSVGRFRCVSNRWSCLLTEPQFIKSHLNRIKQHPTTEEPIFFCSPDSGIFYSTQLNNAIAHHLFDEMTCFAARLTFDDHRFYSSHRPDGSCDGLILMKNDHLNKLFLINPITREVKELPSLSYAPESHVSCNTYGLGHDSINDDYKVVMISHNMISRNMIKPYCMCVDVYSVRNGTWKRVDNSSYDLILGEGDPGFFIDGSIYWIARKASDDSYVISYIMLLQHLILGKRSLANCHFRVWLTVRRNVPVWTV; the protein is encoded by the coding sequence ATGGAAGAGGAAGAACAATCGAAGATGCTTCCAGAAGAGATGATAGTTGAGGTTTTATTGAGGCTTCCTGCTAAATCCGTTGGCCGATTTCGTTGCGTCTCAAATCGGTGGAGTTGTCTGCTAACCGAACCCCAATTCATCAAATCCCACCTAAATCGAATTAAACAACACCCAACAACAGAGGAACCAATATTTTTTTGTTCCCCTGATTCTGGCATCTTCTATTCTACCCAGTTGAACAATGCCATTGCCCACCACCTGTTCGACGAAATGACTTGTTTTGCTGCAAGACTCACTTTTGATGATCATCGCTTTTATTCATCACATCGTCCAGATGGTTCTTGTGATGGTTTGATCTTAATGAAGAATGATCATCTAAATAAGTTGTTTCTGATTAATCCAATAACAAGGGAGGTTAAGGAATTGCCGAGTTTGTCTTATGCTCCCGAATCTCATGTTAGTTGCAACACGTATGGACTGGGGCATGATTCAATTAATGATGATTATAAGGTGGTTATGATTTCTCATAATATGATTtctcgtaatatgattaaaccTTATTGTATGTGTGTTGATGTTTATTCTGTTAGAAATGGTACTTGGAAGAGAGTTGACAATTCTTCTTATGATCTTATTCTCGGTGAGGGTGATCCGGGATTTTTCATTGATGGGAGTATCTATTGGATAGCTAGAAAGGCTTCGGATGACTCATATGTTATCTCATATATAATGTTATTGCAACATTTGATTTTGGGGAAGAGAAGTTTGGCGAACTGCCATTTCCGAGTTTGGTTGACAGTGAGAAGAAATGTACCTGTATGGACTGTTTAA